The following nucleotide sequence is from Anguilla rostrata isolate EN2019 chromosome 3, ASM1855537v3, whole genome shotgun sequence.
gaactAATGTCAATCAGTGTTGCTCAATACGTTATTATGCACACAAACTGCATATGTTCGCATCTGCAGTGTCGATGCTGGCAGCAGTACAGACCTAGTGGGGCGTTGATGTGGTCGATGGAGGCCAGCAGGTGCATGTTGGGAATGGAGGCCAGCTGCCCCAGTGTCTGCTGGGTCTTCTCGCTCCGCAACATGGGGCCGTCGATGTTGTGGATGATGAGGTAAACGTGGAAATCTGGGTCTGGGGAAAACAGTTTATGTGCCACACCTGATTTTTTTCTACCTCTTCCTTATAGAAATAGGTTTCAGGGCTTTTCTTCTATCAGAAAATACAACCCAAGGAAGGTGTTTTGCTGAATGTAAAgaactgaaaaacatttataaatctgCCTTGCAAATAGCCTACTGAACTGAACAatacttttaaacttttttttatgtgttttcgGTTTCAAAATACATATAGTAATGACTGAAAGGAAAATTCCTCATTCTTACAGTCCTTACGTGACCTTTAGCCCTATGACAAAATTGCTCAGTGTAATGGATTTAAGGACATTTAGGAAGTCTAATTTGGGGATCTTCTCTTAATTAGAACAGACATGGAGTTCAATAAGCCCGCAGTACATCCTAAACGAAGAAGACGACGCACAACACCTCGTCTCATAGCTTCCACGATGAAGTCCATCTGGTCCATGGGAGTCCGGAAATGTCCGCCGTGTTCCAAGACCTCTCCTGTGACGGAGTTCAGGATCTGTGCGGAAACACCAGGTAAGGGAGCGCAGCGTTCGCCAGGGAGTAAACTGGTAAAAAAGACTCTCGTGTTTAGCAAGGAGCGGATGTGATGCGTCTAAGGGTAGCGGAGACCGTTTTAGGACGGCTcgcgggggaagggggcagaCTGACCGACTTGAGCGTCATGCTGGGGAAGAAGCCGTTGATGACCATGTGGACAGAGTCCGACAGCATGGAGGTGCGGAACCTCTCTAGAAGCGGCCTCTTTGAACCCAGACCGTAGAGCAACACACTGAAGCCTAACCTATTGGACAGAtcacaaaattattattcattattattatgtggaCATGATATTTCTTGAATTACAGCTACTACTAAATATGCATGATTCATCAGTGTCAAAATCTGCTTAGCATATTTTTATGTCTAAATTTTACACAGGACTACATGTCTGATGGTCTGGTTTTTGTAGGAATGGTAAACGCTCACTGTAGCTGCAGCATCCACTTGCTGAAATGCTTCTCATGATCCTTGTTTAGCTGAGCGATCTCCTCTGAGTAACGGGATGGACAATCGTCTAGCAGCTTGCACAGCGTTTCCTAAACCAGGAAACCCAAGTGTGACGTCAAAATATCACAACCGAACATGGAATAGGGCAAACGCAACACACAGCATCTCAACAGAAATCAATTCATACTTCTATTGGAGTTTTCAATGATAGACAAATCTAAGATTAGAAAGCCCCTCCTCCTATTGTTGAATTTCAACCCCACCCATACCTTTCCCACCTGTTCCCTCATCCACCATTTGAGTCTATTCATTCAGTAAAATCTGAATTCTCCCATCCGAattcgtgaaaaaaaaaaaaattaagtcagtaaaatggcaagcattgttgggctgaatggcttgttGTCGTCAATATGTTATGACACACCATCAATACTGGCACACTGACTTTGGAAAATGTGATGGCAAATGATGCTGGACATAATTACATCActctcaaagaaaaaaagaaacaatcaaTCTTTATTAAAGATTTTAATGCTTTCAAAGACTTTCTGCAATGCAGATATGTGCAAGTCCTGCTGTGGACTGTGGATGGGAAGCCTGTACCCACCTGGTCCAGTCTGGGAATTTGAAGCCTCTGCAGAGTTCTATCAGAGGTCAGGACTTTGGAGCTGCTGTGTGCTTCAAAGTATTCCTCCACGAGATCGGGCTGcaaaacagaacacactgaactcagacattacCGCCCCAATGAACCCAAACACCGTGTGCtattcatacagtatacaggcttttagcagacgctcttatccagatacatttttacatagcgttttacattgcatacatatatacagctggatgtagactgaagcaatgcaggttaagtaccttgctcaagggtacaaaggcaattgggaatcaaacctgtgtaCCTTATCCATTATACCACACCGCCTCCCTATAACCAGACATTTCACTGTCCTTAAAGGCATTGTCTCTCTGCACAATCTCTTCTCAGAATTTCTCATTCACACCCAAACTAATGCCCAATCATGACACCTTTATGCATGTCAcctctgcatgttttttttaattggaacCAAATTAAATACCTTGGATTTCAACTACATTTCAAGTCAACTTACTGTACCCATCCCATGAAAGTCTCCTAGAATAGCACAGTGTAGTCATAATAATGACAGCAGTACCAGTAGTAGTATTTATAACAACATGCTTAAGGCCTTCTTCATCCAACCaagtaaactgaaaatgatGAAGATGGGATTATAAATTCCACATTGCATCCAAAAGTTAGCCCTGGAGCAGGCAAGACATTAAGAACTGATGAAATATCCCTGCCATGCTAATGCCAATAAACTGCACCCAGAAGCACTGCACTTTCccagatattttttgtttttataatacaTTAATATCATACTCGTCTCCTCTTGTTTTGCAGATCTCACCTCCGGGACTTTCTTGGTTTTCTTGGAAGGTGTTTTGTATAAAGCTGCAGCAGCGGACTTGCTGGGTGTTTTTGGGGTCGCCTCCACTGAGACTGGTTTCTCCTTAGCaccatcctcctcctcatcatcctcctccGAATTGGAGGGGGAGAGATCACTGTCGCTGTCAGACTTCAGGTTCGGGGCTGAAGAAACAGATTGATTTCTTATGGTACGTCACTGGGTATCAATGAACAACTGCCAATGAGGAGTTCAATGCACAAAGCTTGACgaacctttaaaaaatgaaactgacaaaaaagcATAATATAAGAATAACAACAAACCTGACAGTCTTTTTCGCAGTCTATGTGGAGTGGTTGAGACAAATTGCACCTTTTTCCCCttaaaaaaagacagtaacGAGTAAACATTAAAGAATCacaaattttttaattgaataaattattaaatatcacaaaaacaaaggaatgcCAATGACGGCATCACAAACCAgcaaaaaatgactgaaaggtgaattatttgtttttctattatGGGGTGCCTACTAACAGGCAACAATGACTGGGTCATGTAATGGTCTGTGTCATATCCAAACGATTGAGACTGGTATTTATTCTCTTCTACATACTGTACCTTCTGTGGGGTCTTGTTTTGGCTATCCTGtcctgaaaacagaaacaattttTTAAGATTTAACACTATCACCCAATCAAAGATAATGCCACAGAACAGAACTAAGGAGCATGCAAATACAGAACAATGGTTAAGTCTTTTCTGAACTCACGCTTGCTGGCTCTGGGGGGACTGGTGACTTCATCATCCGGGGTGCTGAATGTGACACTCTTGCCTGGGGTACGGGCCCATGCAGACGCTTTTGAAACAGAACAAAGGGCACAATTAACCATCCATCACTGTTTTACAGTCTGGTCTTATTTGGGGATTATCTAGGTGACATTACACGAACCGAGAAACATTACTCTAAGAAAGAGAACTGGGAGAAGAGAAATTCTAACATTCTTCACaaggtttgtttttcaaaaatccatTGAAAATGCCACAAATTCATAAGTTCATGATTCAAAAACACAGCGTGAAGGTTATTACAGCACAAATATACTCAAGACTGAGACACTGTATCAGTCCCCATTTTTAAGTTCCAATCTCATAAATTAAGGGATATGAACATATTAGAGATCCAATGGATTAAACATTCTGTACTATCCTGGACTACTAACAGAACCCCAAACAGGGTTAAGTAGAGTGATGGTGAGCAGTGAGGAGGGTAGAATCACTGACAGTGTGAAGCAGAAAGGACAGCAGGAATCTCACTCACCCATCTGAGCCATCTTGTTCGAGCGCTTGATGCTCTGGAAAGTAAACACAGCTGCACCTGCTATGCTGGCAGAGCCATTTTCCGCCCCCGCTGCTGAATGAGCAAAAATGAACCTCAATTACAAAACGTTTATGTTTATAACTCACATCCTAGTACTAACACAAATACAATTCCCCGGTCATAACGTTATTCATAACTACGACAGAACAAGATGAGCTAAATacaaaacgggaaaaaaaatgtcaactttttatttaaatattctgaCACTACTCTCATAATTAACGAGTCAGAAAGATCTAGAACTTTCAGGTAGACCCAATACCTCCAGCTCCAGTGCCAAGTGCCTCTACATAGTCCTGTTCATCAAAGACATCCTGATCTTCCTCATCCCCCGCTTTCTCTCCAGGATCAGGAAGATCAGTAACCAGCTTCTGGACCATGTCCTTAGAGACCTTCACACCTGAGgagggaaaaatattttcagagacTGCTCAGTTTGCAAGCTCTAGCAACTACAACACATATTTAAAGCAACATTCATCGGGATAATGAACACCATGCCACATGATGTATTACCAattgtataataataacaatttataTTGAGGTAGGTTTTATTTATCATGTTATGAAAACATTGTTTACAAAAGGAATACAGCAAAATTGCTGAGCAAGGATAATTTCGTTAAATTGCAGAGGTGAATGTCTTCTCTCCAACTTAGTCACCAAAGAAATGGTCGCTATCAGTTAACTGCCATTTCTTACCCTCTTGTTTATCAACAATGTGGTCCAGGACTTCTGCATCTCCGACAAAACGGACCTCAAGAACTCCAGCATCTTTAGACCGCTTTTGAGGACTCATGATTTCGCCTGTAACATGACATCTCTATTAAGCATGACCAGCTATTGATTGTTAGCTACAGCAGACATAGTTGAAGTTAAATGAGCATTTTGAAGTAGAAATATTCCACACTAGACTGCTAGCTAGTTATCGAAACGGTATAGGAAGATGCGCATATCGCAAGCTGTTAGGCACAGGAACCATCATGAAACAATAACCTAAATTTGCAGCTTTGTTTTGCTGCTGTGTGAACACATAAAGCAGAG
It contains:
- the orc2 gene encoding origin recognition complex subunit 2 gives rise to the protein MVACDSEIMSPQKRSKDAGVLEVRFVGDAEVLDHIVDKQEGVKVSKDMVQKLVTDLPDPGEKAGDEEDQDVFDEQDYVEALGTGAGAAGAENGSASIAGAAVFTFQSIKRSNKMAQMASAWARTPGKSVTFSTPDDEVTSPPRASKRQDSQNKTPQKGKKVQFVSTTPHRLRKRLSAPNLKSDSDSDLSPSNSEEDDEEEDGAKEKPVSVEATPKTPSKSAAAALYKTPSKKTKKVPEPDLVEEYFEAHSSSKVLTSDRTLQRLQIPRLDQETLCKLLDDCPSRYSEEIAQLNKDHEKHFSKWMLQLQLGFSVLLYGLGSKRPLLERFRTSMLSDSVHMVINGFFPSMTLKSILNSVTGEVLEHGGHFRTPMDQMDFIVEAMRRDPDFHVYLIIHNIDGPMLRSEKTQQTLGQLASIPNMHLLASIDHINAPLVWDQPTMSLFNWIWYETTTYLPYFQETSYENSLLVQQSGALALSSLTHVLRSLTPNARGIFRLLAEFQLENKDNPTYTGLSFQDFYQRCREAFLVNSDITLRTQLTEFRDHKLIRTKKGADGVEYLLIPVDAGTLTDFLEKEEAE